The following proteins come from a genomic window of Nautilia profundicola AmH:
- a CDS encoding serine hydroxymethyltransferase translates to MSLRDYDIDVYSIIEKELERQTNHLEMIASENFTLPEVMEAMGSVFTNKYAEGYPYKRYYGGCEYADLVEQLAIDRAKELFGCEFANVQPHSGSQANGAVYVALLKPLDKLLGMDLSNGGHLTHGAKVNFSGKHYHSFSYGIDEKTGRIDYDRVRDIAKITKPKMIVCGASAYPREIDFAKFREIADEVGAILMADVAHIAGLVVAGEHPHPFPHCDVVTTTTHKTLRGPRGGLILTNNEEYAKKINSAIFPGIQGGPLVHVIAAKAVGFKMNLQPSWKEYAKQVKANAKVLAEVLLERGYDIVSGGTDNHLVLVSFLNKEFSGKEAEEALGRAGITVNKNTVPGEKRSPFVTSGIRIGSPALTARGMKEEEFRLIATRIADVLDDIYNLELQDKVAAELKELASKFVIYDRPTY, encoded by the coding sequence ATGAGTTTAAGAGATTACGATATTGACGTTTATTCAATAATTGAAAAAGAACTTGAAAGACAAACAAACCACCTCGAAATGATTGCAAGTGAAAACTTCACTCTTCCTGAAGTTATGGAAGCTATGGGGAGTGTATTTACAAATAAATATGCTGAAGGTTATCCGTACAAAAGATATTACGGTGGATGTGAATACGCCGACTTAGTTGAACAGTTGGCAATTGACAGGGCAAAAGAGCTTTTCGGATGTGAGTTTGCAAACGTTCAGCCGCATTCTGGAAGCCAGGCAAACGGTGCCGTATATGTTGCACTTTTAAAACCTCTTGATAAACTACTTGGAATGGATCTAAGCAATGGAGGACACTTAACTCACGGTGCTAAGGTTAACTTCTCAGGTAAACATTATCACAGTTTCTCTTACGGAATTGATGAAAAAACCGGAAGAATCGATTACGACAGAGTAAGAGATATCGCAAAAATCACTAAACCTAAAATGATCGTTTGCGGTGCGAGTGCATACCCGAGAGAGATTGATTTCGCTAAATTTAGAGAAATCGCTGATGAAGTGGGTGCTATTTTAATGGCTGACGTAGCACATATTGCTGGTCTTGTGGTTGCAGGTGAGCATCCTCATCCGTTCCCTCACTGTGATGTTGTGACAACTACGACTCATAAAACATTAAGAGGACCAAGAGGCGGGCTTATCCTTACAAACAACGAGGAATACGCTAAAAAAATCAACAGTGCTATTTTCCCTGGAATTCAGGGTGGTCCATTAGTACACGTAATCGCAGCTAAAGCTGTAGGATTTAAAATGAACCTTCAGCCGAGCTGGAAAGAATACGCAAAACAGGTAAAAGCTAACGCTAAAGTACTTGCTGAAGTACTGCTTGAGAGAGGTTATGATATCGTTAGTGGTGGTACTGACAATCATTTAGTACTTGTAAGTTTCTTAAATAAAGAATTCAGTGGTAAAGAAGCTGAAGAAGCGCTTGGAAGAGCCGGAATTACTGTAAATAAAAACACAGTACCTGGTGAAAAAAGAAGTCCTTTTGTAACTTCAGGTATCAGAATCGGAAGCCCGGCACTTACTGCAAGAGGAATGAAAGAAGAAGAATTCAGATTGATTGCTACAAGAATTGCAGACGTTCTTGATGATATTTATAATCTTGAATTACAAGATAAAGTAGCGGCTGAGCTTAAAGAACTTGCAAGCAAATTCGTAATTTACGACAGACCTACATATTAA
- a CDS encoding DUF1882 domain-containing protein, with protein MAYTVDISLIKMNKSYYYEYKGTIVNKIVYKGRTFFDKYEKINKPLTYQIMNDHAEKKIIVAHDLINRQRNIVENIVFDYNGRDPERFWNRASLLLREEGFLNFTAYHSKTPGHLHLYIHKGHTTLNEAIQLGKSLSMKLASKLPKQWRVFPTDELPSEFNILNLPYELYKKERGAAWSKHM; from the coding sequence TTGGCTTATACTGTCGATATTTCTTTAATAAAAATGAATAAATCCTACTATTATGAATATAAAGGTACAATTGTCAATAAAATTGTTTACAAAGGCAGAACATTTTTTGATAAATATGAGAAAATAAACAAACCTTTAACATATCAGATAATGAATGATCATGCTGAAAAAAAAATAATAGTTGCTCATGATTTAATTAACAGGCAAAGAAACATTGTGGAAAACATAGTGTTTGATTATAACGGCAGAGATCCTGAAAGATTTTGGAACAGGGCAAGTCTGTTATTAAGGGAAGAAGGGTTTTTAAATTTTACTGCATATCATTCAAAAACACCGGGACATTTGCACCTTTATATTCATAAAGGGCACACAACGTTAAATGAAGCGATACAGCTTGGAAAATCTCTTTCAATGAAATTGGCTTCTAAACTACCGAAACAATGGAGAGTTTTTCCGACTGACGAACTTCCGAGTGAATTCAATATTTTGAATTTGCCTTATGAACTATACAAAAAAGAACGTGGGGCTGCATGGTCAAAACACATGTAG
- a CDS encoding SPOR domain-containing protein, translating into MPNKDDLLNLNDKKNLKKPLIYGAIAFLVFIIAILGFAIYNNTASKQDNVVLPPQIQEEKQDTMFREVPIEESAKITENNDLADKLIKKDEEKAAPATENKTEQLKEEKPVQKETAEKPEVEKAAPKHVVKKPTVATKGKYYVQVAALMKYKKPNQKFLNLIKKEGYNYRLYETYYVKDGKKIDVVKILVGPFKDKTTAKKELKKIKETITQNAFIYKVK; encoded by the coding sequence ATGCCGAATAAAGACGATTTATTAAACTTAAACGATAAAAAAAACTTAAAAAAACCTTTAATTTACGGAGCAATTGCATTTTTAGTATTTATTATTGCAATTTTAGGTTTTGCTATTTATAACAATACTGCTTCAAAACAGGATAATGTTGTTTTACCTCCTCAGATTCAGGAAGAAAAACAGGATACGATGTTTAGAGAAGTGCCTATAGAAGAGTCTGCTAAAATTACCGAAAATAACGATTTAGCAGATAAACTTATCAAAAAAGATGAAGAAAAAGCTGCACCTGCAACTGAAAATAAAACTGAACAATTAAAAGAAGAAAAACCTGTTCAAAAAGAAACTGCTGAAAAACCGGAAGTGGAAAAAGCTGCACCTAAACATGTTGTAAAAAAACCGACAGTTGCTACCAAAGGTAAATATTACGTTCAAGTAGCTGCTTTAATGAAATATAAAAAGCCAAATCAAAAATTTTTAAATTTAATTAAAAAAGAAGGTTACAATTACAGACTATATGAAACTTATTACGTAAAAGACGGTAAAAAAATTGATGTGGTAAAAATTTTAGTCGGACCTTTCAAAGATAAAACTACAGCAAAAAAAGAACTTAAAAAAATCAAAGAAACAATTACACAAAACGCGTTTATTTATAAGGTTAAATAA
- a CDS encoding anthranilate synthase component I family protein has product MVYDKFLVDEFSPIAIYNQIKRLFPKERLFLFESVINNTDGNYTFLFLGERETIKYQNEKTYYFDGDKEKIYDTDPFSFMKDYYKKIDFDYYKKLSHDLQIGFIDGFVGYIGYDMVKVFEPVLKESMDNLIDETNIPDFYMIRPKIVIGFSHKSSELTIVINDENYKNYLYIMKDIINSTYKHIPLQKAQILEEPKFVFSKEKFYKMVETAKEHIKAGDIFQIVLSNRLKVKAKIDRLSFYRKLRSKNPSPYLYFIDIDDFAIIGSSPEVMVRLNEGMILLRPIAGTRKRGDTLKKDLEMEHDMLNDPKEVAEHIMLVDLGRNDVGRVAKAGSVEVEELMRVERYSHVMHMVSDVVAEIDPKYDMFDLFKATFTAGTMTGAPKIKAMELIAKYEGLKRGYYAGSVGYFGFDGNMDTAITIRTALVKDDEVIFQAGAGVVADSKPELEYKEVNNKLGALVATLKEL; this is encoded by the coding sequence ATGGTATATGACAAGTTTTTAGTTGATGAGTTTTCTCCCATAGCAATATACAATCAAATAAAACGCCTTTTCCCGAAAGAAAGGCTTTTTTTATTTGAAAGTGTTATAAACAACACAGACGGAAATTATACTTTTTTATTTCTTGGTGAAAGAGAAACAATTAAATATCAAAATGAAAAAACTTATTATTTTGACGGAGATAAAGAAAAAATTTATGATACGGACCCATTTTCTTTTATGAAGGACTATTATAAAAAAATAGACTTTGATTATTATAAAAAACTCTCTCACGATTTACAAATAGGTTTTATCGACGGATTCGTAGGATATATCGGTTATGATATGGTAAAAGTCTTTGAACCGGTACTAAAAGAAAGTATGGATAATTTAATAGATGAAACAAATATTCCAGATTTTTATATGATAAGACCAAAAATAGTAATAGGATTCTCCCATAAATCGTCGGAGTTGACTATAGTTATCAATGACGAAAATTATAAGAATTATCTTTATATAATGAAAGATATAATCAATTCTACTTATAAACATATTCCACTGCAAAAAGCGCAAATTTTAGAAGAACCTAAATTTGTTTTTTCAAAAGAAAAATTTTATAAAATGGTTGAAACCGCAAAAGAGCACATCAAGGCAGGAGATATTTTTCAAATAGTTCTTTCTAATAGATTGAAAGTAAAAGCGAAAATAGACAGACTTTCTTTTTACAGAAAATTAAGAAGTAAAAATCCGTCTCCGTATCTTTATTTTATTGATATTGACGATTTTGCAATTATCGGAAGTTCTCCTGAAGTAATGGTTAGGTTAAATGAGGGAATGATACTTCTTAGGCCTATTGCAGGTACACGTAAAAGAGGGGATACGCTTAAAAAAGATCTTGAAATGGAACACGATATGTTAAACGATCCTAAAGAGGTTGCTGAACATATTATGCTTGTGGATCTCGGAAGAAACGATGTGGGGCGTGTAGCAAAAGCCGGCAGTGTTGAAGTTGAAGAACTTATGAGAGTTGAGAGATATTCCCATGTTATGCATATGGTAAGCGACGTTGTTGCGGAAATAGACCCTAAATATGATATGTTTGATTTGTTTAAAGCCACTTTTACAGCAGGTACCATGACTGGGGCGCCTAAAATAAAAGCAATGGAGCTTATCGCTAAATATGAAGGTCTTAAAAGAGGTTATTATGCTGGCAGCGTAGGCTATTTTGGTTTTGACGGCAATATGGATACCGCAATTACTATACGAACCGCCCTTGTTAAAGATGACGAGGTTATTTTCCAGGCGGGGGCGGGTGTAGTTGCCGACAGTAAACCTGAACTTGAATATAAAGAAGTAAATAATAAATTGGGAGCGTTGGTAGCTACTCTCAAAGAATTGTAA
- a CDS encoding chemotaxis protein CheX has protein sequence MGVVRSYLGSKVYYRPQGFLDASNASLIITPNDIKNFETRKIKYVSIDFAKVISANINAIRFLNDIFETLYKKDIECSFFNVNKSVYDLVLKIDNRFFNIYESEEVEKLFTSDEIIDKDIYLCCINNDENKNLIIYHLVKKGYMPISVNDESEIKNTENAIVIKNSIISKFSNRVSAIVKNNIVYFYFDGFLDTSLSQKFDIDYFRRSLSIGFRIFVFNMNNVKGLNIHAVSFLTKLGVESAEYGALMAIVGLNAKNVQPKMLTDLEDVGFLFFADEDELMNSEALEEAKKHMDVIYKKQKKITKELVNLLPYFVNSTIDTVQLMTGIEAKKEKPELTKIEFDLSNNNYVTSSLGFYGDIDGMVVLIFSEKLTKNISRILLGEEAKTKEELHDIVAEFANIIVGNTKTEFAKHDVQINMTLPKVFDDLESLKSLVAEKKAIEVKFYFDDDEFYFYLTR, from the coding sequence ATGGGGGTTGTTAGAAGTTATTTAGGCTCAAAGGTGTATTATAGACCTCAAGGTTTTTTAGATGCAAGTAATGCTTCTTTAATTATTACTCCTAACGATATAAAAAACTTTGAAACACGTAAAATAAAATATGTCAGCATTGATTTTGCAAAAGTAATTAGTGCAAATATCAATGCAATTAGATTCTTAAACGATATTTTTGAAACTCTTTATAAAAAAGATATTGAATGCAGTTTTTTTAACGTTAACAAAAGTGTATATGATTTGGTATTAAAAATAGACAACAGATTTTTTAACATATATGAATCGGAAGAAGTTGAAAAACTTTTTACAAGTGACGAAATTATAGATAAAGACATTTATCTTTGTTGTATAAATAATGATGAAAATAAAAACCTTATAATATATCATTTGGTAAAAAAAGGGTATATGCCAATATCCGTAAATGACGAGTCAGAAATCAAAAACACAGAGAATGCAATTGTTATAAAAAACAGCATTATTTCGAAATTTTCTAATAGGGTAAGCGCTATTGTTAAAAACAACATAGTATATTTTTATTTTGACGGTTTTTTGGATACAAGTTTATCGCAAAAATTTGATATTGATTATTTTAGAAGAAGTTTAAGTATCGGATTTAGAATTTTTGTGTTTAATATGAATAATGTAAAAGGTTTAAATATACATGCCGTAAGTTTTCTTACAAAATTAGGTGTAGAAAGTGCTGAGTACGGTGCATTGATGGCGATAGTCGGACTTAATGCAAAAAATGTTCAACCTAAAATGCTTACCGATTTGGAAGATGTCGGGTTTTTATTCTTTGCGGATGAAGATGAGCTTATGAATTCGGAAGCGCTCGAAGAAGCAAAAAAACACATGGATGTTATCTATAAAAAGCAGAAAAAAATAACAAAAGAACTTGTAAATCTTCTTCCTTATTTCGTAAATTCAACTATTGATACTGTTCAGTTGATGACAGGTATCGAAGCAAAAAAAGAAAAACCTGAATTAACTAAAATTGAATTTGATTTATCAAATAATAACTATGTTACGAGTTCATTAGGTTTTTACGGTGATATAGACGGGATGGTGGTGTTGATTTTCAGTGAAAAGTTGACTAAAAACATTTCGAGAATTCTTTTGGGAGAAGAAGCTAAAACGAAAGAAGAATTACATGATATTGTGGCGGAGTTTGCAAATATTATCGTTGGTAATACCAAAACCGAATTTGCAAAACACGATGTACAAATCAATATGACATTACCTAAAGTTTTTGACGATTTGGAAAGCTTGAAATCTTTGGTAGCTGAGAAAAAAGCTATTGAAGTAAAATTCTATTTTGATGATGATGAATTTTATTTTTATTTAACACGTTAA
- a CDS encoding shikimate dehydrogenase — MFLIFGNPVSHSKSPLMHNYFFKKSNIKECYGRYKLENGEEIIDKFKELKIKGANVTVPHKEHAFKLADEVRGIAKEIGAVNTLVEENGKVIGYNTDAPGFLEAVKEFEYESVLIIGAGGTAKALSLVFPNAHILNRSEGRLQYFRNKGLKSFTWDEFKTNSYDLIINTTSAGLSDDNYPAPQNILKELFSKAKYAVDVIYGKETPFLKLAKQYNLKTKTGLDMLVYQGVLAMELFLGKELDKKKTAEIYFEILR; from the coding sequence ATGTTTTTGATATTCGGAAACCCAGTTTCTCATTCTAAGTCTCCTTTGATGCACAATTATTTTTTTAAAAAAAGTAACATTAAAGAGTGTTACGGAAGATATAAGCTTGAAAACGGTGAAGAAATTATTGATAAATTTAAAGAACTTAAAATTAAAGGTGCAAACGTTACAGTACCTCATAAAGAACATGCGTTTAAACTTGCCGATGAAGTGAGGGGAATTGCAAAAGAAATAGGTGCGGTGAATACTCTTGTTGAAGAAAACGGAAAAGTAATCGGTTACAATACAGATGCTCCCGGCTTTCTTGAAGCGGTTAAAGAATTTGAATATGAAAGCGTTTTAATAATAGGAGCGGGGGGTACCGCAAAAGCTCTTAGTCTTGTTTTCCCTAATGCACATATTTTAAACAGAAGTGAAGGCAGACTTCAGTATTTCAGAAACAAAGGTCTTAAATCTTTTACATGGGATGAATTTAAAACAAACAGTTATGATTTAATTATCAACACCACAAGTGCGGGGCTTAGTGATGATAATTATCCGGCCCCACAAAATATTTTAAAAGAACTGTTTTCAAAAGCAAAATACGCCGTTGATGTAATTTACGGAAAAGAAACACCGTTTTTAAAACTTGCAAAGCAATATAATCTTAAAACAAAAACAGGTCTTGATATGCTTGTATATCAGGGAGTGTTGGCAATGGAGCTGTTTTTGGGTAAAGAGCTGGATAAGAAAAAAACGGCTGAAATTTATTTTGAAATATTAAGGTAA
- the murA gene encoding UDP-N-acetylglucosamine 1-carboxyvinyltransferase has protein sequence MYKYLNIKQTPKLSGSIEISGAKNAALPIIASTILAKNDVFLTNVPEVADVKTLLKLFSLLGAEYQFENNSLKINTAGINNTTAVYEIVKTMRASILVLGPLLSRFGECKVSLPGGCAIGARPVDLHLKALEAMGAEIKIEGGYIHATGKLSGADIIFDKITVTGTENIVMAAALAKGKTRIINAAKEPEVIQLCEILQNAGVEIEGIGTNEIIVHGSDGELLNFKEERIIPDRIEAGTYLAAGAITNSQITLKNVIPAHLESVLVKFSQMGFKLEATENEITIFPAQKILPTNISTTEFPGFPTDMQAQFMAIATQAEGVSIIEERLFENRFMHVPELNRLGANIKIQSKTATIQGPTPLVGADVMATDLRASSALVLAGLIAKGETNVHRIYHLFRGYEKLTEKFKALGAQVELKDEPLP, from the coding sequence ATGTATAAATATCTTAATATTAAACAGACTCCCAAACTTAGCGGAAGTATAGAAATAAGCGGTGCCAAAAACGCAGCGCTTCCGATAATCGCATCAACAATTTTGGCTAAAAACGACGTGTTTTTGACAAACGTTCCGGAAGTTGCGGATGTTAAAACACTTCTTAAACTTTTTAGCCTTTTGGGTGCCGAATATCAATTTGAAAACAACAGTTTAAAAATAAATACAGCCGGAATAAACAATACAACCGCCGTATATGAAATCGTAAAAACAATGAGGGCTTCTATTCTTGTACTCGGGCCTCTTCTTTCAAGATTCGGAGAGTGCAAAGTTTCGCTTCCCGGCGGATGTGCTATAGGTGCAAGACCGGTTGATTTGCATTTAAAAGCACTTGAAGCTATGGGAGCTGAAATAAAAATTGAAGGCGGTTATATCCATGCAACAGGTAAACTCTCAGGAGCCGACATCATCTTTGATAAAATAACCGTAACAGGTACGGAAAATATCGTAATGGCCGCAGCTCTCGCAAAAGGTAAAACAAGGATTATAAACGCTGCAAAAGAACCGGAAGTTATCCAACTTTGTGAAATACTGCAAAACGCAGGAGTGGAGATTGAAGGAATCGGAACAAACGAAATAATCGTACACGGTAGCGACGGTGAACTTTTAAACTTTAAAGAAGAAAGAATAATTCCCGACAGAATCGAAGCCGGAACATACCTTGCCGCAGGTGCTATAACAAATTCACAGATAACACTTAAAAACGTTATCCCCGCACATCTTGAAAGCGTACTTGTAAAGTTTTCGCAAATGGGATTCAAACTCGAAGCAACCGAAAACGAAATTACTATTTTTCCAGCACAAAAAATTCTTCCTACTAACATTTCAACAACCGAATTCCCTGGATTTCCTACCGATATGCAGGCACAGTTTATGGCAATTGCCACACAGGCAGAGGGTGTCAGTATAATTGAAGAGAGACTGTTTGAAAACAGGTTTATGCACGTACCGGAACTAAACAGACTCGGAGCTAATATAAAAATCCAGAGTAAAACCGCTACAATCCAAGGCCCTACTCCGTTAGTCGGTGCAGATGTAATGGCTACGGATTTAAGAGCCTCTTCAGCATTGGTGCTCGCGGGACTGATAGCAAAAGGCGAAACAAACGTACACAGAATTTACCACCTTTTCAGAGGATATGAAAAACTAACGGAAAAATTCAAAGCCTTAGGGGCACAGGTGGAATTAAAAGACGAGCCGTTACCTTAA
- the nfo gene encoding deoxyribonuclease IV — protein MKYVGAHVSASGGVENAVKNAVDIGANGFALFTKNQRQWVAKPLSEKSINKFKELMEEHGFIADGVLPHDSYLINLGHPEEDKREKSYNAFVDEIRRVEQLGLKYLNFHPGSHLKKISEEECLDLISENINRAIKDTEYATLVLETTAGQGSNLGYKFEHLAYIIDNIEDKSRIGVCIDTAHIFAAGYDIRTKEAYEKTMQEFDEIVGFKYLKGMHINDSKAKFASRVDRHHSLGKGEIGIDAFKFIMQDSRIDNIPLVLETIEPEIWADEIKLLKSFENV, from the coding sequence ATGAAATATGTAGGTGCACACGTAAGTGCAAGCGGCGGAGTGGAAAACGCCGTAAAAAACGCAGTGGATATCGGTGCAAACGGTTTTGCTCTTTTTACAAAAAACCAAAGACAGTGGGTTGCAAAACCATTAAGTGAAAAATCTATAAATAAATTCAAAGAGTTAATGGAAGAACACGGTTTTATTGCTGATGGTGTATTACCTCACGACAGTTATCTTATTAATCTCGGACATCCTGAAGAAGACAAAAGAGAAAAATCATATAACGCGTTTGTGGACGAAATCAGACGTGTTGAACAGCTTGGATTAAAATATTTAAACTTCCATCCCGGAAGTCATCTTAAAAAAATAAGCGAAGAAGAGTGTCTGGATTTAATAAGTGAAAATATCAATAGAGCCATCAAAGATACCGAATATGCAACTCTTGTACTTGAAACTACTGCCGGACAGGGAAGTAATTTAGGATATAAATTTGAACATCTCGCATATATTATAGATAATATTGAAGATAAAAGCAGAATCGGTGTATGTATTGATACGGCTCACATTTTTGCTGCCGGATATGATATAAGAACAAAAGAAGCATATGAAAAAACAATGCAGGAATTTGACGAAATAGTCGGATTTAAATATCTTAAAGGTATGCATATAAACGACTCTAAGGCCAAATTCGCAAGCCGTGTGGACAGACACCACTCACTCGGAAAAGGCGAAATAGGAATAGACGCATTTAAATTTATTATGCAGGACAGCAGAATAGACAATATTCCGCTGGTACTTGAAACAATAGAGCCTGAAATATGGGCGGATGAAATAAAATTACTTAAAAGTTTTGAAAATGTATAA
- a CDS encoding histidine triad nucleotide-binding protein: MDCIFCKIVKGEIPSNKVLENDKFLAFHDINPIAPVHVLIIPKEHFAKFDETPAELMPELAEFIKNVAKELNITDYRLITNNGSNAGQEVFHLHIHMVANPNGKLLWPKLS, translated from the coding sequence ATGGATTGTATCTTCTGTAAAATAGTAAAAGGTGAAATTCCTTCAAACAAAGTATTGGAAAACGATAAATTTTTAGCGTTTCATGATATAAACCCTATTGCTCCGGTGCATGTGTTAATTATCCCGAAAGAACATTTTGCGAAATTTGACGAAACTCCGGCGGAACTTATGCCTGAACTTGCAGAATTTATTAAAAACGTTGCTAAAGAGCTTAATATTACCGATTACAGGCTAATTACAAATAACGGAAGCAATGCCGGACAAGAAGTTTTCCATCTTCATATCCACATGGTGGCAAACCCTAACGGTAAACTTCTCTGGCCTAAGCTTTCTTAA
- the pheS gene encoding phenylalanine--tRNA ligase subunit alpha, protein MVDLSEISKVLDLEELEKTRVKLLGKNGVITQKFKELKNVAPEKKKEVAKELNELKEKALALIAEKKQELEEKLLEEQLKKEKIDVTSFVPKATGAMHPITETMNKIIDFFTKLNFSVETGPLVEDDFHNFEALNLPKYHPARDMQDTFYFKDGTLLRTHTSPVQIRTMKKQKPPIRMISPGAVFRRDYDLTHTPMFHQVEGLVVDEAGKVSFANLKFILESFLIHMFGDVKVRFRPSFFPFTEPSAEVDISCIFCEGKGCRVCSHTGWLEVLGCGVVDPNVFKAVRYENVSGYAFGLGVERFAMLLHRINDLRSMYEGDIRLMEQFK, encoded by the coding sequence TTGGTGGATTTATCAGAAATTAGCAAAGTTTTAGACCTTGAAGAACTTGAAAAAACAAGAGTTAAACTACTTGGTAAAAACGGTGTTATTACACAAAAATTCAAAGAGCTTAAAAACGTAGCCCCTGAAAAGAAAAAAGAGGTGGCTAAAGAACTTAACGAATTAAAAGAAAAAGCATTGGCTTTAATAGCCGAGAAAAAACAAGAGCTTGAAGAAAAGCTGTTGGAAGAGCAGCTAAAAAAAGAAAAAATCGACGTTACGAGCTTTGTTCCCAAAGCTACGGGGGCAATGCATCCGATAACCGAAACTATGAATAAAATTATAGACTTTTTCACTAAGCTAAACTTCAGTGTCGAAACAGGACCTTTGGTTGAGGACGATTTTCATAACTTTGAAGCGTTAAACCTTCCGAAATACCATCCTGCAAGGGATATGCAAGATACATTTTATTTTAAAGACGGAACTCTTCTAAGAACACACACTTCTCCTGTGCAGATCAGAACAATGAAAAAACAAAAACCTCCTATCAGAATGATAAGCCCGGGAGCGGTATTCAGAAGGGATTACGATTTAACACACACTCCGATGTTTCATCAGGTAGAAGGATTAGTGGTTGATGAAGCGGGTAAAGTTAGTTTTGCGAATCTGAAATTTATACTTGAGAGTTTTCTGATTCATATGTTCGGAGACGTAAAGGTCAGATTCAGACCTTCGTTTTTCCCTTTTACGGAACCGAGTGCGGAAGTAGATATCAGCTGTATATTCTGTGAAGGCAAAGGGTGCAGGGTTTGCTCTCACACCGGATGGCTTGAAGTGTTAGGATGCGGGGTTGTAGACCCGAACGTATTTAAAGCGGTAAGATATGAAAATGTAAGCGGTTACGCTTTTGGTTTAGGAGTTGAGAGATTTGCAATGTTATTGCACAGAATCAACGATTTAAGAAGTATGTACGAAGGAGATATCAGACTTATGGAGCAGTTTAAATGA